From Apium graveolens cultivar Ventura chromosome 9, ASM990537v1, whole genome shotgun sequence, the proteins below share one genomic window:
- the LOC141684189 gene encoding galactinol synthase 1-like — protein MALVLEQNHPSGIRTMSKTTEKGKKKAFVTFLGGSGDYVKGVIGLAKGLRKVNSAYPLVVAVLPDVPLEHRLLMVQSGCVLKDIDWVQPPELDKTVGWAHEHFAINYSKLRIFEFEEYSAMVYFDGDIQVYGNVDELFELPNGHLYGVLDCFCEWHHSPQYKIGYCQQCPDRVKWPAEMGQAPSSYFNAGMFVFEPSQATYDDLMNTIKVTPPSSFAEQDLLNLYFRSIFKPIPLVYNLLLPMVWTHPDNVELDKVKVVHFCANGSKPWRYTGKDEHMDREDVKMLVKKWWEIFDDDLFSYKTSPLEEIVGGNRLQITESNIVSQELSEKEKTGLRPMITAVLKVPAS, from the exons ATGGCACTGGTACTAGAACAAAACCATCCTAGTGGTATTCGTACAATGTCCAAGACTACTGAAAAGGGCAAAAAGAAGGCTTTTGTGACGTTCTTGGGAGGTAGTGGTGACTATGTGAAAGGTGTGATTGGACTAGCCAAGGGTCTAAGGAAAGTTAACTCGGCCTACCCTCTTGTCGTTGCTGTTTTGCCTGATGTTCCCCTGGAGCACCGGCTTCTCATGGTGCAGAGTGGTTGCGTTCTTAAAGATATTGACTGGGTTCAGCCACCAGAATTAGACAAAACAGTGGGTTGGGCTCATGAGCATTTTGCCATCAACTACTCCAAGCTTCGTATTTTTGAG TTTGAGGAGTACAGCGCGATGGTATACTTTGATGGGGATATTCAAGTATACGGCAATGTTGACGAACTATTCGAATTACCAAATGGCCATTTATATGGTGTTTTGGATTGTTTCTGTGAATGGCATCATTCCCCTCAGTACAAGATTGGCTATTGCCAACAATGTCCCGATAGGGTGAAATGGCCAGCCGAGATGGGACAGGCTCCGTCATCATATTTCAATGCTGGTATGTTCGTTTTCGAGCCAAGTCAAGCTACTTACGATGATCTAATGAACACGATTAAAGTCACTCCTCCTTCGTCGTTTGCTGAACAG GACTTGCTGAACTTGTATTTTAGGAGCATTTTCAAGCCAATCCCTCTGGTTTACAATCTTTTACTCCCAATGGTGTGGACCCATCCGGACAATGTAGAACTTGACAAAGTGAAAGTCGTTCATTTTTGTGCAAAT GGTTCGAAGCCGTGGAGGTACACCGGAAAGGATGAACATATGGACAGGGAAGATGTGAAAATGCTAGTGAAAAAATGGTGGGAGATTTTTGATGATGATTTGTTTAGCTATAAGACTTCTCCACTGGAAGAAATTGTAGGAGGCAATCGTCTACAGATTACTGAATCGAATATAGTATCTCAGGAACTTTCGGAGAAGGAAAAAACAGGCTTACGTCCAATGATCACCGCTGTCTTGAAAGTTCCTGCTTCATAG